A stretch of the Streptomyces ortus genome encodes the following:
- a CDS encoding SGNH/GDSL hydrolase family protein — protein sequence MRKRGHRSRGLVAAVAAALVGVVGLTGCDAVGGNSPGPKGTDARSGGPSPKPTPAWDRSPRSLAAVGDSITRGFDACSVLTDCPEVSWATGTDAKVKSLAVRLLGKTGASQRSWNYAVTGSRMADLPGQMAQAAAKKPQLVTVMAGANDACRSSVSAMTSVADFRSQFEDALSTLRSALPKTQVYVSSVPDLKRLWSQGRTNPMGKQIWKLGLCPSMLADADSLSSAATSRRDRVQDRVQAYNTVLEEVCAKDRWCRSDGGAVFDYRFGTTQLSHWDWFHPSVDGQARLAEMAYGVVTSRTPSR from the coding sequence ATGCGAAAGCGTGGCCACCGTTCGCGGGGCCTGGTCGCGGCCGTCGCCGCGGCTCTTGTCGGCGTCGTGGGACTGACCGGCTGCGACGCGGTGGGCGGCAACTCCCCGGGGCCGAAGGGAACGGACGCGCGGAGTGGTGGGCCGTCGCCGAAGCCCACGCCGGCCTGGGACCGCAGCCCGCGCTCGCTGGCCGCCGTCGGCGACTCGATCACCCGCGGCTTCGACGCCTGTTCGGTGCTGACCGACTGCCCCGAGGTGTCGTGGGCCACCGGCACCGACGCGAAGGTGAAGAGTCTCGCGGTACGGCTCCTGGGGAAGACCGGGGCCTCGCAGCGCAGCTGGAACTACGCGGTGACCGGCTCGCGCATGGCCGACCTGCCCGGCCAGATGGCACAGGCCGCGGCGAAGAAACCCCAGCTGGTCACGGTGATGGCCGGCGCGAACGACGCCTGCCGTTCGTCGGTGTCCGCGATGACGTCGGTCGCGGACTTCCGCAGCCAGTTCGAGGACGCGCTGAGCACGCTGCGGTCCGCTCTGCCGAAGACTCAGGTGTACGTGTCCAGCGTGCCGGACCTGAAGCGGCTGTGGTCACAGGGGCGGACGAATCCGATGGGCAAGCAGATCTGGAAGCTGGGGCTCTGTCCCTCGATGCTCGCCGACGCGGACTCGTTGAGTTCGGCGGCCACGTCGCGGCGGGACCGGGTGCAGGACCGGGTCCAGGCGTACAACACCGTCCTGGAAGAGGTGTGCGCGAAGGACCGGTGGTGCCGGTCCGACGGCGGGGCGGTCTTCGACTACCGGTTCGGGACGACGCAGTTGAGTCACTGGGACTGGTTCCATCCGAGCGTGGACGGGCAGGCGCGGCTCGCGGAGATGGCGTACGGGGTGGTCACGTCCCGTACACCATCTCGGTGA
- a CDS encoding DUF3145 domain-containing protein: protein MTTRGVLYVHSAPRALCPHVEWAVAGVLGTRVSLDWIRQPASPGTWRSEFSWKGEAGTASKLASALRGWQMLRFEVTAEPCANAEGERYSCTPDLGIFHAVTGIHGDILIPEDRLRAALARSQQGETHLESELTRLLGKPWDDELEPFRYAGEGAPVRWLHQVV, encoded by the coding sequence GTGACGACACGTGGAGTTCTCTACGTGCACTCCGCGCCGCGTGCGCTGTGCCCGCACGTGGAGTGGGCGGTCGCGGGCGTGCTCGGTACGCGGGTCAGCCTCGACTGGATCCGGCAGCCCGCCTCGCCCGGCACGTGGAGATCAGAGTTCTCCTGGAAGGGTGAGGCCGGTACGGCCTCCAAGCTCGCCTCGGCGCTGCGCGGCTGGCAGATGCTGCGCTTCGAGGTGACCGCCGAGCCGTGCGCCAACGCCGAGGGCGAGCGCTACAGCTGCACCCCGGACCTGGGCATCTTCCACGCGGTCACCGGGATCCACGGCGACATCCTGATCCCCGAGGACCGGCTGCGCGCGGCGCTGGCCCGCTCCCAGCAGGGCGAGACCCACCTGGAGTCCGAACTCACCCGACTCCTGGGCAAGCCGTGGGACGACGAACTGGAACCCTTCCGCTACGCAGGCGAGGGAGCCCCCGTCCGCTGGCTCCACCAGGTGGTCTAG